The following proteins are co-located in the Desulfoscipio sp. XC116 genome:
- a CDS encoding DUF3991 and TOPRIM domain-containing protein, with protein sequence MPYVAPEQIKRAKQMDLLTYLQYYEPQELVHFSGNVYTTRSHDSLKISNEKWCWWSRGIGGRSALDYLIKVRGMTLPEAVMRIDGQAVVVPPAPSKARETAGPKKLLLPEKNQSNDRVVAYLKGRGMHSALIDYCLQTGRLYESRYRHNAVFVGFDPQGVPRYGALRGTSGSRFMRDASGSDKRFSFSIPAREKSTKLRLFESAIDLLSYGTLDLLAGRDWRQENCLSLAGIFKPKKNIMESTPPAALMQYLKDYPHITEIALHLDNDAPGRLATKTIETLLSPLLIIFDEPPKQGKDMNDYLKIVLGIKLQKEPDHYSL encoded by the coding sequence ATGCCCTATGTGGCCCCGGAACAAATTAAGCGCGCCAAACAGATGGATCTGCTGACCTATTTGCAATATTACGAACCGCAGGAGCTGGTGCACTTTTCCGGCAACGTCTATACCACCCGTAGCCATGACAGCCTGAAAATCTCCAACGAAAAGTGGTGCTGGTGGTCCCGCGGCATCGGCGGGCGCTCCGCTCTGGATTATCTCATCAAAGTCCGGGGCATGACGCTCCCCGAGGCGGTCATGCGGATAGACGGGCAGGCAGTTGTTGTTCCGCCTGCCCCGTCAAAGGCGCGGGAAACCGCCGGGCCGAAAAAGCTGCTGTTGCCGGAGAAAAACCAAAGCAACGACCGCGTAGTTGCCTATCTCAAAGGGCGCGGCATGCACAGTGCTTTAATTGATTACTGCCTGCAAACCGGACGGCTGTATGAAAGTCGCTACCGCCACAACGCAGTCTTTGTCGGCTTTGACCCCCAGGGCGTTCCCCGCTACGGCGCGCTCCGGGGCACATCCGGCAGCCGGTTTATGAGGGACGCAAGCGGCAGTGACAAGCGCTTCTCCTTTTCCATTCCGGCAAGGGAAAAATCCACCAAGCTGCGCCTGTTTGAAAGCGCCATCGACCTTTTGTCCTACGGCACCTTGGATCTGCTGGCCGGCAGGGATTGGCGGCAGGAAAACTGCCTCTCCCTGGCGGGTATTTTTAAGCCGAAAAAGAACATCATGGAAAGCACCCCGCCCGCCGCTTTGATGCAGTACCTCAAGGATTACCCGCACATAACCGAAATTGCCCTGCATCTGGACAACGATGCACCGGGAAGGTTGGCGACAAAGACCATTGAAACCCTGCTCTCTCCCTTACTCATCATTTTCGATGAACCACCTAAACAAGGAAAGGACATGAACGATTACTTGAAAATTGTATTAGGGATAAAGCTGCAGAAGGAACCCGATCATTATAGCCTTTAA
- a CDS encoding MerR family transcriptional regulator yields the protein MLTIGEFSRISRVSTKTLRYYDQIGLLKPGFVSKNSGYRYYEVSQLRDMLLISKLKRYRFSLPEIAAVLAAGDNSRLAELLQAKKEEFQRQIEDQQHLLLQMEQDIEKIERCENIMQANYLVKTVEIQPKTIYSLRRKMSIRDFEEAFGALCAGLEKNRLKPAGPFLSVYHDEEFNHECTDIEVGVEVSGGSGEQVRTLAPGLCCFATHIGPYDDFTPCYTALMEWIEREGYTVSGPPFELYIKGCEDNVPPSEYVTEIYFPIKK from the coding sequence ATGCTCACAATCGGAGAATTCTCCAGAATCAGCAGGGTATCGACAAAAACGCTCCGCTATTATGATCAGATCGGGCTGCTCAAGCCCGGATTTGTCAGCAAGAACTCCGGCTACCGCTATTACGAGGTTTCTCAGCTTCGGGACATGCTGCTGATTTCTAAGCTGAAGCGATATCGGTTTTCTTTGCCTGAGATTGCCGCCGTTCTGGCTGCCGGGGACAACAGCCGTCTGGCCGAACTCCTGCAAGCCAAAAAAGAGGAGTTCCAGCGGCAGATCGAGGACCAGCAGCACCTCCTGCTGCAAATGGAGCAGGATATTGAGAAAATAGAAAGGTGTGAGAATATAATGCAAGCGAATTATTTGGTTAAAACCGTGGAAATTCAGCCCAAAACCATCTATTCCCTGAGACGGAAAATGAGTATCCGGGATTTTGAAGAAGCCTTTGGCGCATTATGCGCCGGTTTGGAAAAGAACCGGCTGAAACCTGCCGGGCCGTTCCTGTCCGTCTACCATGACGAGGAATTCAATCATGAATGCACGGATATTGAGGTTGGGGTGGAGGTGTCGGGCGGCAGCGGCGAGCAGGTGCGGACGCTTGCTCCGGGGCTTTGCTGCTTTGCCACCCATATCGGCCCCTATGACGATTTCACTCCCTGCTATACGGCGCTGATGGAATGGATTGAAAGGGAGGGATACACCGTTTCCGGGCCGCCCTTTGAGTTGTATATCAAAGGCTGTGAGGACAATGTTCCGCCCAGTGAATATGTAACCGAAATTTATTTTCCCATCAAAAAGTAA
- a CDS encoding helix-turn-helix transcriptional regulator, protein MGVSYKRLWMLIIEKELKKSQVRQMANVSASTFSKMSKNEYVALDVLVRLCVALDCELSDIVEIVR, encoded by the coding sequence ATGGGAGTCAGTTATAAGCGGTTGTGGATGCTCATAATTGAAAAGGAATTAAAAAAATCACAAGTGCGTCAAATGGCTAACGTAAGTGCGAGCACCTTTTCAAAAATGAGTAAGAACGAGTATGTGGCTCTGGATGTATTAGTTCGTTTATGTGTTGCTCTTGATTGTGAATTAAGCGATATCGTTGAGATTGTTCGGTAA
- a CDS encoding TnpV protein — translation MELTYTRQGDYLLPELALPEEETNIGKYGMLRKTYLKNHRKGMYASLMLSGDLNSHLAEIDRTARERVERITAQLLAKNPAPDKATDPLGWTGHMNSLKHQAEESILAELIYS, via the coding sequence ATGGAACTGACTTACACGCGGCAGGGCGATTATCTGCTGCCCGAACTGGCCCTGCCGGAGGAAGAAACGAACATCGGCAAATATGGGATGTTGCGCAAAACATACCTGAAAAACCACCGGAAAGGAATGTACGCCAGCCTGATGCTGTCCGGGGACCTGAACAGCCACCTGGCGGAGATCGACCGGACGGCGCGGGAGCGCGTCGAGCGGATCACGGCGCAGCTCCTGGCAAAGAACCCCGCGCCGGACAAGGCGACCGATCCGCTGGGCTGGACGGGGCACATGAACAGCCTCAAGCACCAGGCCGAGGAAAGCATACTGGCGGAGCTTATTTACAGCTAA
- a CDS encoding DEAD/DEAH box helicase family protein, which translates to MKKSRLYGVELDGVTGRIARQLYQNASIAVQGFEETNLPDSFFDLAVGNVPFGSYGVIDKKYDKYKFYIHDYFFAKTLDKVRPGGIIAFITSKGTMDKQNPEVRKYMAQRAELLGAVRMPNNAFLANAGTEVTTDILFLQKRDRVMDVEPDWVHLSTTEDGVPVNKYFADNPDMVLGTMVFDKSMYGNESETACLPHEDADLAELLREALENIHAEITDYELDDISEDADTSFIPADPNVRNFSYCLVDGQIYYRENSRMNRVETSVTAQGRIRGMIELRDCVRELIEYQTEDYSDEAILQQQRKLNRLYDAFTAKYGLINSRGNSMAFADDSAYCLLCSLEVLDENGEMERKADMFSKRTIRQRTSVAHVDTAAEALAISIAEKACVDLGFMHSLTGLSEEQLADDLQGVIFRSLGDQDPAQVPKAFFDITRCPFVTADEYLSGNVRNKLHLARGLAEIQPDLAEQIAPNIKALEAVQPQDLSASEIDVRLGATWLPPDVVKDFLFELLETPPMYRQYIDVFYSSYTANWNVKGKNDDRSDNIKANVTYGTKRVNAYKIIEDTLNLRDVRIFDTVYENNVEKRIINKKETAIAQQKQEAIKEAFRDWIWKDPQRREWLTRIYNDRFNSIRPREYDGSHIRFTGMNPEITLRQHQVDAVAHILYGGNTLLAHCVGAGKTYEMAAAAMEGKHLGLCQKSLFVVPNHLTEQWAGEFLQLYPSANILVATKKDFETKNRKKFCARIATGDYDAVIIGHSQFEKIPISAERQKRQLQEQIWEITDGIREIKAAKGERYAIKQLEKTKKNLELKLKKLNDTSRKDDVVTFEELGVDRLFVDEADFYKNLFLYTKMRNVAGLAQTEAQKSNDLFAKCRYLDELTEGRGVVFATGTPISNSMTEMYTMQRYLQYEALRKQGLQHFDCWASTFGETVTAIELAPEGTGYRAKTRFARFYNLPELMSMFKEVADIKTADMLDLPVPKANYRNVAVKPSEFQQDMVAELGERAEKVRNRMVEPYEDNMLKITNDGRKLALDQRLANPMLPDHEESKVNACVDNIFRFWHDHCDQKLTQLVFCDLSTPKNDGNFNVYDDVRQKLTACGVPADEIAFIHDANTETRKKELFAKVRTGQVRILVGSTFKMGAGTNVQDRLIALHDLDCPWRPRDLEQRSGRIVRQGNKNDEVHIFRYVTENTFDAYLYQILENKQRFISQIMTSKSPVRSAEDIDETALSYAEVKALATGNPLIKEKMDLDIQVSKLKLLKANHLSQRYALEDRLLKHFPRQIKSTEERIAGYEKDIALYERHSAKEPAGEKAGESKFAGMTVKGIFYPEKAKAGAAILEACKLMTSPEPQEMGSYLGFPMLFSFDSFNKKYQITLQGALSHTVALGADVHGNITRLNNALAEMPKKLEYCLEQLKTLRQQMETAKKEIDIPFEKEQELQSKSARLHELNILLNMDKAENEIMDDGPDENLDIPAKKAVGYER; encoded by the coding sequence ATGAAAAAATCCAGGCTTTACGGCGTAGAACTGGACGGCGTCACAGGCCGGATCGCCAGGCAGCTCTATCAAAACGCCAGCATTGCCGTACAGGGCTTTGAGGAAACCAATCTGCCCGACAGCTTTTTCGACCTGGCCGTGGGCAACGTTCCTTTCGGTTCTTATGGCGTAATAGACAAGAAATACGACAAATACAAATTTTACATCCACGACTACTTTTTCGCCAAAACACTTGATAAGGTAAGGCCCGGCGGGATTATCGCCTTCATCACGTCCAAGGGCACGATGGATAAGCAAAACCCCGAGGTGCGCAAGTACATGGCGCAGCGGGCCGAGCTGTTGGGCGCTGTCCGGATGCCCAACAACGCGTTTCTGGCCAATGCCGGGACCGAGGTTACCACCGACATCCTCTTTTTGCAAAAGCGCGACCGCGTGATGGACGTGGAACCGGACTGGGTGCATCTCTCCACCACCGAGGACGGCGTGCCCGTCAATAAATATTTTGCCGACAACCCGGACATGGTGCTGGGCACGATGGTCTTTGACAAAAGCATGTACGGCAACGAATCCGAGACCGCCTGCCTGCCCCATGAGGACGCCGACCTTGCCGAGCTTCTCCGGGAGGCGCTGGAAAACATTCACGCTGAGATTACGGACTACGAGCTGGACGACATCAGCGAGGATGCGGATACCTCCTTCATTCCGGCGGACCCCAACGTCCGCAATTTCAGCTATTGCCTGGTGGACGGCCAGATTTATTACCGGGAAAACAGCCGGATGAATCGGGTGGAAACCTCCGTCACGGCCCAGGGCCGCATCAGGGGCATGATCGAGCTGCGGGACTGCGTCCGCGAACTGATCGAGTACCAGACCGAGGATTACAGTGATGAGGCCATTTTGCAGCAGCAGCGCAAGCTGAACCGGCTGTACGACGCCTTCACCGCCAAATACGGCCTGATCAACAGCCGGGGCAACAGCATGGCCTTTGCCGACGACAGTGCTTACTGCCTGCTCTGCTCCTTGGAGGTGCTGGACGAAAACGGCGAGATGGAGCGCAAGGCGGACATGTTCAGCAAGCGCACCATCCGGCAGCGTACCAGCGTGGCCCATGTGGACACCGCCGCCGAAGCCTTGGCCATCTCCATCGCGGAAAAAGCCTGCGTGGACTTAGGTTTCATGCACAGCCTGACCGGGCTTTCCGAGGAACAGCTTGCCGACGACCTGCAGGGCGTAATCTTCCGCAGCCTCGGAGACCAAGACCCGGCTCAAGTGCCGAAAGCCTTTTTCGATATCACCCGCTGTCCCTTCGTTACCGCCGATGAATATCTTTCCGGCAATGTGCGGAATAAGCTCCACCTGGCCAGAGGGCTTGCCGAAATACAGCCCGACCTTGCGGAGCAGATTGCCCCCAACATCAAGGCGCTGGAAGCGGTGCAGCCCCAAGATCTGTCCGCCTCCGAGATCGACGTGCGTCTGGGCGCAACCTGGCTGCCTCCCGATGTGGTCAAGGACTTCCTGTTTGAACTGCTGGAAACGCCGCCCATGTACCGGCAGTATATTGATGTTTTCTATTCAAGCTATACCGCCAACTGGAACGTCAAGGGCAAGAACGACGACCGCAGCGACAACATCAAGGCCAACGTCACCTACGGCACTAAGCGCGTCAATGCCTACAAGATTATTGAGGATACGCTCAACCTGCGTGACGTACGCATTTTTGATACCGTCTACGAGAATAACGTCGAAAAAAGGATTATAAATAAAAAGGAAACCGCAATCGCCCAGCAGAAGCAGGAGGCCATCAAGGAAGCGTTTCGGGATTGGATATGGAAAGACCCCCAGCGCCGGGAATGGCTGACCCGAATCTACAATGACCGCTTCAACTCCATCCGGCCCCGCGAATACGACGGTAGCCACATCCGCTTTACCGGCATGAACCCGGAAATCACCCTGCGCCAGCACCAGGTGGACGCGGTAGCCCATATCCTCTACGGCGGCAACACCCTGCTGGCTCATTGCGTGGGGGCGGGCAAGACCTACGAAATGGCCGCCGCCGCGATGGAAGGCAAGCATTTGGGACTGTGCCAAAAAAGCCTGTTTGTTGTGCCCAACCACCTGACCGAGCAATGGGCCGGGGAATTCTTGCAGCTTTATCCCAGCGCCAACATCCTGGTGGCCACTAAAAAGGACTTTGAAACCAAGAACCGCAAGAAATTCTGCGCCCGCATCGCCACCGGCGACTACGACGCGGTGATCATCGGCCATAGCCAGTTCGAGAAAATCCCCATTTCAGCCGAGCGGCAAAAGCGCCAATTGCAGGAACAGATATGGGAGATTACCGACGGCATCCGGGAAATCAAGGCGGCTAAAGGGGAACGCTACGCCATCAAGCAGCTTGAAAAGACCAAAAAGAACCTTGAATTGAAGCTGAAAAAACTTAACGACACCAGCCGCAAGGATGATGTCGTCACCTTTGAGGAACTAGGCGTTGACCGGCTGTTCGTGGACGAGGCGGATTTTTACAAAAATCTGTTCCTCTACACCAAGATGCGCAACGTGGCGGGCCTGGCCCAGACCGAGGCGCAAAAATCCAACGACCTGTTTGCCAAATGCCGCTACCTGGACGAACTGACGGAAGGACGCGGCGTTGTTTTTGCCACAGGCACGCCCATTTCCAATTCCATGACCGAGATGTACACCATGCAGCGGTATCTGCAATACGAAGCCCTGCGCAAACAAGGCCTCCAGCATTTTGACTGCTGGGCCTCCACCTTCGGGGAAACCGTGACCGCCATCGAGCTTGCGCCGGAGGGTACGGGCTACCGGGCCAAGACAAGGTTTGCGCGGTTTTACAACCTCCCCGAATTGATGTCCATGTTCAAAGAAGTGGCGGACATCAAAACGGCTGATATGCTGGACCTCCCAGTGCCCAAAGCCAATTACCGCAATGTGGCGGTCAAGCCCAGTGAGTTTCAGCAGGACATGGTGGCCGAGCTTGGCGAGCGTGCCGAAAAGGTGCGCAACCGAATGGTGGAGCCCTATGAGGACAACATGCTGAAAATCACCAACGACGGCCGCAAGCTGGCCCTTGACCAGCGGTTGGCCAATCCCATGCTGCCCGACCACGAAGAAAGCAAGGTGAACGCCTGCGTGGATAATATCTTCCGTTTCTGGCATGACCACTGCGACCAAAAGCTGACCCAGCTTGTGTTCTGCGACCTGTCCACCCCGAAAAACGACGGGAATTTCAACGTCTACGACGATGTGCGCCAGAAGCTCACGGCCTGCGGCGTTCCCGCTGACGAAATCGCCTTTATCCACGACGCCAACACGGAAACCCGCAAAAAGGAGCTGTTTGCCAAGGTGCGTACTGGACAGGTGCGTATCCTTGTTGGAAGTACCTTTAAGATGGGTGCGGGCACCAATGTTCAGGATCGCCTGATCGCGCTGCACGACCTGGACTGTCCCTGGCGGCCCCGCGACCTGGAGCAGCGTAGCGGCAGGATTGTCCGCCAGGGCAACAAAAACGACGAAGTGCATATCTTCCGGTATGTGACGGAAAATACCTTTGACGCCTATCTCTATCAAATATTGGAGAACAAGCAACGCTTTATCTCGCAGATCATGACTTCAAAATCTCCGGTGCGTTCTGCCGAGGACATTGACGAAACGGCCCTTTCCTATGCGGAGGTCAAGGCGCTGGCGACGGGCAACCCGCTCATCAAGGAGAAAATGGATTTAGACATCCAGGTTTCCAAGCTGAAGCTCCTGAAAGCAAACCACCTCAGCCAGCGTTACGCTTTGGAGGACAGATTGCTCAAACACTTCCCCCGGCAGATCAAATCCACCGAGGAACGCATTGCGGGCTACGAGAAGGATATTGCCCTATATGAAAGGCACAGCGCGAAGGAACCCGCCGGAGAGAAGGCTGGAGAAAGCAAATTCGCGGGCATGACGGTCAAAGGCATTTTCTACCCCGAAAAAGCCAAAGCGGGCGCGGCCATCCTGGAAGCCTGCAAGCTGATGACCTCGCCGGAGCCACAGGAAATGGGCAGCTACCTGGGCTTTCCAATGCTGTTCTCTTTCGACAGCTTCAACAAGAAGTATCAAATCACGCTCCAGGGCGCTCTCAGCCATACGGTGGCCTTGGGCGCTGATGTGCACGGCAACATCACCAGGCTCAACAACGCTTTGGCCGAAATGCCGAAGAAACTGGAGTATTGCCTGGAACAGCTCAAAACCCTCCGTCAGCAGATGGAAACGGCCAAGAAAGAAATTGATATCCCCTTTGAAAAGGAGCAGGAGCTGCAAAGCAAATCCGCGCGGCTGCATGAACTGAACATTCTGCTGAATATGGACAAGGCGGAAAACGAGATCATGGACGACGGGCCGGATGAGAACCTGGATATTCCCGCAAAAAAGGCCGTGGGCTATGAACGGTAA
- a CDS encoding Druantia anti-phage system protein DruA, producing MAIEANEISEIFSPALNEEYVGRFQCLVKRFGKVFPNYRDLLIKQEIAATEDGIPNDDFEGLRYITALRVLYDLTQQGWGLEVKNNTELHLTMHTENSNDKEYIRHRLSTERKAQFKVDSTLRFIAYMERVRVYHGREISIKNLIGSRDALIQAIQNEQRVVDPYLQLVTHSIDKQTGYRDTDIWRYFRYTWSIPYKSMPGRNLFYLVRDRAQEFHPVIGIFALGNSVLNLTVRDNEIGWTVDSVRAALERKASKEISTQEVSQTNGKTVTSKRTRYLETEEGHIARITAYSRQTMDVLLRNLKNAINDIYVRDLGYHRGTKYPSEKTINELKSLYEELREQAIDNKKTARVTDWEGETKEILFKKKRAFELAKLLDAMRWFNHFKCDSHTKWLEAMVKNEQGRKAINVALVANRKTKIGSNMMEIIVCGAIPPYNELLGGKLVSILACSPIVIRDYTDKYKHQVSEIASRMKGKRVIRDSRLAFLGTTSLYSLGSSQYNRIKVPITEDFTLQFKKMGITEGYGTVYFSKETTDAMMHLLELQDGGRRINHVFGEGTSPRFRLISRGLSIIGIKADAFLKHYSPRIVYSMELASNTNEFLLGYTDELDYPFDITSDEDVRAKTQDMIEYWYERWMSKRLQTVDIIQRLQSFTPESIILSYTR from the coding sequence ATGGCAATTGAGGCAAACGAAATATCAGAAATATTTTCCCCTGCACTAAATGAGGAATACGTGGGTAGATTTCAGTGCTTGGTTAAAAGATTCGGGAAGGTCTTCCCTAATTATAGGGATTTATTAATCAAGCAGGAAATAGCAGCTACCGAAGACGGTATCCCTAACGACGATTTCGAGGGGTTAAGATACATAACAGCGCTTAGGGTTCTGTATGATTTAACTCAGCAGGGCTGGGGCCTTGAGGTAAAAAACAATACAGAGCTTCACTTGACAATGCATACTGAAAATTCTAACGACAAGGAATATATCCGGCACCGCTTAAGCACTGAAAGAAAGGCACAGTTTAAGGTCGACTCCACGCTACGCTTTATTGCTTACATGGAACGTGTAAGGGTATATCACGGCCGTGAGATATCTATTAAGAATCTGATCGGCAGCAGGGATGCGTTAATCCAAGCTATCCAAAATGAACAGCGCGTTGTTGACCCTTACCTCCAGTTGGTTACTCATTCAATTGATAAGCAAACAGGCTATCGGGATACAGACATATGGAGATATTTCAGGTATACCTGGTCTATTCCGTATAAATCCATGCCGGGGCGAAATTTGTTCTACCTTGTCAGGGATCGTGCACAGGAATTTCATCCTGTCATTGGTATCTTCGCATTAGGAAATTCCGTTTTAAATCTGACGGTGCGGGATAATGAGATCGGCTGGACGGTGGACTCCGTTCGAGCTGCCTTGGAGCGCAAGGCCTCTAAGGAAATCAGTACACAGGAGGTAAGTCAGACTAACGGCAAAACAGTAACCTCTAAGCGGACGCGATATTTAGAAACTGAAGAGGGGCATATAGCCAGAATTACAGCTTATTCTCGGCAAACCATGGATGTACTACTTAGGAATCTGAAAAATGCAATCAACGATATATATGTGCGGGATCTGGGCTACCATAGGGGCACCAAGTATCCCTCAGAAAAAACAATCAATGAGTTAAAAAGCCTATATGAGGAATTACGTGAGCAAGCAATAGACAATAAAAAAACAGCCAGGGTTACCGATTGGGAGGGTGAAACGAAAGAGATTCTTTTCAAAAAAAAGCGAGCCTTTGAGCTTGCAAAGCTGCTTGACGCTATGCGCTGGTTCAATCATTTCAAGTGCGACAGTCATACAAAATGGCTTGAGGCTATGGTAAAAAATGAGCAAGGCCGCAAAGCCATTAATGTAGCTCTTGTTGCAAACCGGAAAACGAAGATCGGCTCCAATATGATGGAGATCATCGTATGTGGAGCAATACCTCCCTACAATGAATTGCTTGGCGGCAAGCTGGTAAGTATTTTAGCCTGCAGCCCTATTGTAATCCGTGATTATACAGATAAATATAAACATCAGGTTAGTGAAATTGCATCCCGCATGAAGGGCAAGAGAGTAATCCGTGACAGTCGGCTTGCTTTTTTAGGCACAACAAGCCTTTATTCCTTGGGAAGCAGTCAATATAACCGAATCAAGGTTCCCATAACCGAAGACTTTACTCTCCAATTTAAGAAGATGGGAATTACCGAGGGCTACGGCACTGTATATTTTTCCAAGGAAACCACCGATGCAATGATGCACCTTTTAGAGCTTCAGGATGGCGGGCGCAGAATAAACCATGTTTTCGGCGAGGGGACAAGCCCCCGCTTTCGCTTAATCAGTAGAGGGCTAAGCATAATAGGCATTAAGGCTGACGCTTTTTTGAAGCACTATTCACCAAGAATCGTATATTCGATGGAGTTGGCATCGAATACAAATGAATTTCTCCTCGGCTATACAGATGAACTGGATTATCCCTTTGATATCACCAGTGACGAGGATGTCAGGGCAAAAACGCAGGACATGATCGAATATTGGTATGAGCGGTGGATGAGTAAAAGGCTTCAAACCGTTGATATTATTCAGCGGCTCCAGAGCTTTACTCCCGAGAGCATCATACTGAGCTATACGAGGTGA
- a CDS encoding A24 family peptidase: protein MRLVMVLPLCAIPLLWAAVMDYRKRIIPDWTWIAILLIGLISAFLLPDPAPYERIAGLLIPGLCLLLLAVKYGGVGGGDIKLTVALGFCFGLNALAAILFFALLPACIYVVATRQRSIPLAVFLCIGFFICAGVLFIYGLTC from the coding sequence GTGCGACTGGTAATGGTGCTGCCGCTTTGCGCCATACCTCTCCTGTGGGCGGCGGTTATGGATTACCGGAAGCGGATCATTCCCGACTGGACCTGGATTGCCATTTTGCTGATCGGGCTTATATCCGCTTTTCTGCTGCCGGACCCGGCTCCGTATGAGCGAATCGCGGGATTGCTTATACCGGGGCTTTGTCTGCTCCTTCTGGCCGTGAAATACGGCGGCGTGGGCGGCGGCGACATCAAGCTGACGGTGGCGCTGGGCTTTTGCTTTGGTCTGAACGCGCTGGCGGCCATTCTCTTTTTTGCCCTGCTTCCCGCTTGCATTTATGTAGTGGCTACACGGCAGAGAAGCATACCGCTGGCTGTGTTTTTGTGCATCGGCTTTTTTATCTGCGCCGGTGTTCTTTTTATATATGGACTGACCTGCTGA